In the Leguminivora glycinivorella isolate SPB_JAAS2020 chromosome 14, LegGlyc_1.1, whole genome shotgun sequence genome, one interval contains:
- the LOC125233528 gene encoding oxidoreductase-like domain-containing protein 1 yields the protein MIISRLLLLRPIHRNNLRQRIKYCTAKTEAEIEKEKELERLANDASIDEPPTACCQSGCANCVFIVWAETLTKKMNNAGPEIAEKIMKSVEDPSMRAYLELELRLRGVKK from the exons ATGATT ATTTCAAGACTTTTGCTCCTACGACCAATACATCGAAATAATTTAAGACAACGTATTAAATACTGTACAGCAAAAACTGAAGCGGAAATTGAAAAAGAAAAGGAACTCGAGCGTCTAGCAAATGAC gCATCAATAGATGAACCTCCAACAGCATGCTGCCAATCTGGCTGTGCCAATTGTGTCTTCATTGTGTGGGCAGAGACCTTGACTAAGAAGATGAATAATGCGGGCCCAGAGATAGCAGAGAAAATCATGAAATCTGTTGAAGACCCATCCATGAGAGCTTACTTGGAACTGGAGTTAAGGTTGCGAGGAGTTAAGAAGTAG